From the Lolium rigidum isolate FL_2022 chromosome 2, APGP_CSIRO_Lrig_0.1, whole genome shotgun sequence genome, one window contains:
- the LOC124690141 gene encoding exocyst complex component EXO70A1-like, producing the protein MDQDVDDRAAASLAAAARSLRAGLDRSRALGHALARAGPRLEEIQAALPALEAAVRPIRAPMAELAAAGPHIDRAVGPAAAVLKVFDAVHGLEPPLLVQGGAGAGDLPGYLAVLARLEEALGFLASNCGLAAQWLADIVEYLGDRDLADPRFLAEVGVALHGLLAAPCSAHLDGGLLAAALDVLQAEFRRLLADHSVPLSTTSTAKSRVPAAAVRKLSLILDRLLANGRQETCIALYIDARGSVVSASLRDLGLDYLRSPADDAQALGPGVELWGQHLEFVVRRLLESERQLCVKVFGEQHKTDASACFTEVAARASVLDFLSFGRAAADAKKDPIKLMRLLEVFDSLNKLRMDFNRLFGGKACADIQCQTRDLVKLLVDGAVEIFEELLVQVELQRQMPPPADGGVPRLVTFIVEYCNRLLSDKYRPVLAQVLAIHRSWRKEVFTDKMLAAAVLNIVKALEANFNVWSRAYGNNTLSYIFMMNTRWHLFKHVKGTKLAELLGDVWIRDHEQFKDYYITMFMRDSWGALSPLLNREGLILFSKGRATAKDLVKQRLKTFNARFGEMFHEQSAWIIPDKDLRRETCDHVMQAIVPPYRSYMQNYGPLVEQDVSASKYVKYTVDGLEKMLGALFAPRPRRSGSFQIGHSNGKMSSAMTGLYRSASTVK; encoded by the coding sequence ATGGATCAGGACGTCGACGACCGCGCGGCGGCgagcctggcggcggcggcgcgctctcTACGGGCCGGCCTGGACCGGTCCCGCGCGCTGGGGCACGCGCTGGCGCGCGCGGGTCCCCGTCTCGAGGAGATCCAGGCGGCGCTGCCAGCTCTCGAGGCAGCCGTGCGCCCGATCCGGGCGCCGATGGCCGAGCTCGCAGCAGCCGGCCCGCACATCGACCGCGCagtcggccccgccgccgccgtgctcaaGGTCTTCGACGCCGTGCACGGCCTCGAGCCGCCGCTCCTCgtccagggcggcgcgggcgcgggggaCCTCCCGGGGTACCTCGCCGTGCTCGCCCGCCTCGAGGAGGCCCTGGGGTTCCTCGCCAGCAACTGCGGCCTCGCCGCGCAGTGGCTGGCCGACATCGTCGAGTACCTCGGCGACCGCGACCTCGCCGACCCGCGCTTCCTCGCCGAGGTCGGCGTCGCGCTCCACGGTCTCCTCGCCGCCCCCTGCTCCGCCCACCTCGACGgcggcctcctcgccgccgcgctcGACGTGCTCCAGGCGGAGttccgccgcctcctcgccgACCACTCCGTCCCACTCTCTACAACCTCCACCGCCAAGTCCCgcgtcccggccgccgccgtccgcaAGCTCAGCCTGATCCTCGACCGCCTCCTAGCCAACGGCCGCCAAGAAACCTGCATCGCCCTCTACATCGACGCGCGCGGCTCAGTCGTGAGCGCCAGcctccgcgacctcggcctcgactACCTGCGCAGCCCGGCCGACGACGCGCAGGCGCTGGGCCCCGGAGTCGAGCTCTGGGGCCAGCATTTGGAGTTCGTGGTGCGCCGCCTCCTCGAGTCCGAGCGGCAGCTCTGCGTCAAGGTGTTCGGGGAGCAGCACAAAACCGATGCGTCCGCGTGCTTCACCGAGGTGGCGGCACGGGCCAGCGTTCTCGATTTCCTCAGCTTCGGCCGCGCGGCTGCGGACGCCAAGAAGGACCCCATCAAGCTCATGCGTCTGCTGGAGGTGTTCGATTCCCTGAACAAGCTGAGGATGGATTTCAACCGGCTGTTCGGTGGAAAGGCGTGCGCGGATATCCAGTGCCAGACGAGGGACCTCGTGAAGCTGTTGGTGGACGGCGCCGTGGAGATCTTCGAGGAGTTGCTCGTGCAGGTGGAGCTGCAGCGGCAGATGCCTCCCCCGGCCGATGGGGGTGTGCCGCGCCTGGTCACGTTTATTGTCGAGTACTGCAACCGGCTCCTCAGCGACAAGTACAGGCCCGTGCTTGCGCAGGTGCTCGCCATCCACCGCAGCTGGCGCAAGGAGGTCTTCACTGACAAGATGCTTGCTGCCGCGGTGCTCAACATTGTCAAGGCCCTTGAAGCCAACTTCAATGTTTGGTCGAGGGCGTACGGGAACAACACTCTGTCCTATATCTTCATGATGAACACTCGCTGGCATCTCTTTAAGCACGTCAAGGGTACTAAGCTAGCCGAGCTCTTGGGCGATGTGTGGATCAGGGACCATGAACAGTTCAAGGATTACTACATCACAATGTTTATGAGGGATAGCTGGGGGGCGCTTTCGCCGCTGCTCAACCGGGAGGGGCTCATCTTGTTCTCCAAGGGCCGGGCCACGGCAAAGGACCTCGTGAAGCAGCGTCTCAAAACCTTCAACGCGAGATTCGGTGAGATGTTCCACGAACAGTCTGCGTGGATTATACCAGACAAGGATTTGAGGAGGGAGACGTGTGACCATGTGATGCAGGCAATAGTTCCCCCTTACCGGAGCTACATGCAGAACTATGGTCCGCTTGTGGAGCAGGATGTAAGCGCTAGTAAGTATGTGAAGTACACCGTCGATGGTTTGGAAAAGATGCTTGGTGCACTCTTTGCTCCCCGTCCCAGGAGGTCTGGGAGCTTCCAGATCGGCCACTCCAATGGCAAGATGAGTAGTGCAATGACAGGATTGTATCGGAGTGCTTCCACAGTGAAATAA
- the LOC124692391 gene encoding eukaryotic translation initiation factor 5-like — MALQNIGASNKDDAFYRYKMPRMLTKIEGRGNGIKTNIVNMVDIAKALARPASYTTKYFGCELGAQSKFDEKTGISLVNGAHDTSKLAGLLENFIKKYVQCYGCGNPETEVLISKKEMITLKCAACGFLSDVDMRDKLTTFILKNPPEAKKGGKDKKAMRRAEKERMKEGEAADEEMKKLKKDAKKKGASSKEGAAKGATKKKGAGSDEEHATSPTHSGDADFRVAADDDEDDDDVEWATDTSAEAARKRMQEQLSAATAEMVMLATEETEKKKKQAGSANGTAKTEDKPNGNHAVAKPTPYDELVAEIKTNLGNAATAAQLKGLLSSSTLPQKDVMSALFEALFHGASKGFAKDVMKNKKYLAAAVPDEAAQMFLLQAIEAFCGKCSAEALKELPVVLKFLYDGDVLEEDTIVQWYNEAVAAGKDSEVVEKAKPVVEWLQSAESDEE; from the coding sequence ATGGCGCTGCAAAACATTGGTGCATCCAACAAGGATGATGCCTTCTACAGGTACAAGATGCCCAGAATGTTGACCAAGATAGAAGGCCGTGGTAATGGCATCAAGACAAATATCGTCAACATGGTTGATATTGCAAAAGCACTTGCCAGGCCTGCTTCAtacacaaccaagtactttggatGTGAGCTTGGGGCACAGTCAAAATTTGATGAGAAGACGGGAATCTCCTTGGTTAATGGTGCTCATGACACTTCAAAGCTGGCTGGGCTTCTTGAGAACTTCATCAAGAAGTATGTCCAGTGTTATGGTTGTGGCAATCCTGAGACTGAGGTCCTCATTTCCAAGAAAGAGATGATAACTCTGAAATGTGCTGCCTGTGGCTTCCTCTCGGATGTGGACATGAGGGACAAGCTCACAACATTCATCCTGAAGAACCCGCCAGAAGCGAAGAAGGGAGGCAAAGACAAGAAAGCTATGCGAAGAGCTGAGAAGGAGCGGATGAAAGAAGGTGAGGCAGCTGAtgaggagatgaagaagctcaagaaGGATGCAAAGAAGAAAGGTGCTTCCTCAAAGGAGGGTGCAGCCAAAGGTGCTACAAAGAAAAAGGGTGCTGGCTCTGATGAAGAACATGCAACCTCACCAACTCACAGTGGAGACGCTGACTTCAGAgttgctgcagatgatgatgaggatgatgatgatgtggAGTGGGCTACTGACACCTCAGCAGAGGCTGCGAGAAAGCGCATGCAGGAGCAGCTGAGTGCAGCGACCgctgagatggttatgcttgccaCTGAAGAgacagagaagaagaagaaacaggcAGGCAGTGCCAATGGGACAGCAAAGACTGAAGATAAACCCAATGGCAACCACGCTGTTGCCAAACCCACTCCTTATGATGAACTGGTTGCAGAGATCAAGACAAACCTGGGCAACGCTGCCACAGCAGCTCAGCTCAAGGGTCTGCTTTCCTCCTCAACCCTACCCCAGAAGGATGTGATGAGTGCTCTCTTTGAGGCACTCTTCCATGGTGCCAGCAAGGGGTTTGCCAAGGACGTTATGAAGAACAAGAAGTACCTTGCTGCTGCTGTGCCTGATGAAGCTGCACAGATGTTCCTGCTCCAGGCTATTGAGGCATTCTGCGGCAAGTGCAGCGCTGAGGCCCTCAAGGAGCTGCCTGTTGTCCTGAAGTTCCTCTACGATGGAGACGTCCTGGAGGAAGACACCATTGTGCAGTGGTACAATGAAGCTGTTGCTGCTGGCAAGGACTCTGAGGTCGTGGAGAAGGCCAAGCCGGTTGTGGAGTGGCTCCAGAGTGCTGAATCTGACGAGGAGTGA
- the LOC124690142 gene encoding uncharacterized protein LOC124690142, with protein MDLAEILVQRADRREEPCADGGEAQPHPPLPLSVSKVIDDDNLLPLIIVRVGFPTSLLRAALVCKRWLGVAADPAFLRGFRKLNPPALLGFCVDTFTLGVPYQAIRTRFIPMLPLPPELAAVARHLEAYEKQERDTQRSADAFISGFWNHISTERGMASLLLPPAPTDQDQFDGSFLSSFFICLHSNGQVHGLSHVYSSVEANRRKRRFCTMNMYTLQDGSWQMRTSAATQLSYARLDIEPLLVDGKVYMRRADEGDILVLDLKGSSFSTVPLPEGVEYLNENTMLSRADDDSKVYLMHLMKLQLRIWLRDGDSWLLVDTICLRQLCDVPSMLDATDEDGHSNAIIRVSQLGDSDEFVFLKIGQCALYLDIKRRVLRKVYEATEENQRLCYIHPFRMIWPPVFPALKDDDPARFVFGL; from the exons ATGGATCTTGCTGAGATTCTTGTCCAACG TGCCGATCGCCGGGAGGAACCATGTGCGGATGGCGGCGAGGCGCAGCCGCATCCGCCGCTGCCGCTGTCTGTATCCAAGGTGATCGACGACGACAACCTCCTGCCCCTGATAATCGTCCGCGTCGGCTTCCCCACAAgcctcctccgcgccgccctcgtctGCAAGCGCTGGCTCGGCGTCGCCGCCGACCCGGCCTTCCTCCGCGGCTTCCGCAAGCTGAACCCTCCAGCCCTCCTCGGGTTCTGCGTCGACACCTTCACACTCGGCGTGCCATACCAGGCGATCCGCACACGCTTCATCCCCATGCTTCCACTAccgccggagctcgccgccgttGCGCGCCACCTGGAAGCCTACGAGAAACAAGAAAGGGACACCCAGCGGAGCGCCGACGCCTTCATCAGCGGCTTCTGGAATCACATATCCACAGAGAGAGGCATGGCGAGCCTCCTCCTACCCCCGGCCCCAACCGACCAGGACCAGTTCGACGGCTCCTTCCTGTCCTCGTTCTTCATCTGCCTGCACTCCAACGGACAAGTCCACGGCCTGTCGCACGTCTACTCCTCGGTGGAGGCCAACAGGCGGAAGCGCAGGTTCTGCACCATGAACATGTACACGCTGCAGGACGGTTCCTGGCAGATGCGCACCTCGGCCGCGACGCAGCTCAGCTACGCGAGGCTGGACATAGAGCCCCTGCTCGTCGACGGCAAGGTGTACAtgaggagggccgacgagggcgaCATCCTCGTGCTGGATTTGAAGGGCTCGAGTTTCTCCACGGTTCCGCTTCCGGAAGGAGTGGAGTATCTCAATGAAAACACCATGCTGTCTCGGGCCGATGATGATTCCAAGGTTTATCTCATGCATTTGATGAAGCTTCAGCTTCGCATCTGGCTCCGCGATGGAGACAGCTGGTTGCTGGTGGATACCATATGTTTGCGTCAGTTGTGCGATGTCCCGAGCATGTTGGATGCCACGGATGAGGATGGGCATAGTAATGCTATTATCAGGGTAAGCCAGTTGGGGGACAGTGATGAGTTtgtgttcttgaagattggtcaGTGTGCGCTCTACTTGGACATCAAGCGCAGGGTGctgcgtaaagtgtatgaggcgacGGAAGAGAATCAACGTCTGTGTTATATCCACCCTTTTAGGATGATCTGGCCTCCCGTGTTTCCTGCACTTAAGGACGATGATCCTGCAAGGTTTGTCTTTGGCCTTTGA